The region GTTCTCCTCGGGCTCGCCGATCGTCACCCGCGCGCCGTCGCCGACGAACGCGCGCACCACGACCTTGTGCTCCAGGCAGTGCTCGTTGAACGCCGCGGTCCGCTCACCCAGCGGCAGCCAGACGAAGTTCGCCTGGGTCACCGGCACCTCGAACCCGGCCGCCAGCAGCTCGGCGCGCACCCGGCCCCGCTCGGCCACGATCGCCCGGCACCGGACCATCAGCTCGTCCTCGGCGTCCAGCGACGCCAGGGCCGCGACCTGCGCCAGCGCGTTCACGCTGAACGGCACGTAGACCTTGCGCAGGGTCTCGGCCAGCTCCGGGGAGCCCACCGCGTACCCGACCCGCAGGCCGGCCAGGCCGTACGCCTTGGAGAAGGTCCGCAGCACCGCCACGTTGTCCCGCCCGGCCGCCCACTGCGCCTTGGCCAGCTCGACGCCGTCGGGCACGTCCGGGTCGTCCACGAACTCCTTGTACGCCTCGTCCAGCACGACCAGCGTCTCGGCCGGCACCTGCTCGATGAACCGCTCGATCTCGGCCCGCCGCAGCGCCGTCCCGGTCGGGTTGTTCGGGTTGCAGACGAACACCAGCCGGGTCTTGGGCGTGATCGCGGCGAGCATCGCGTCGAGGTCCAGGCCGTGCCCCGCGGTCAGCGGGACCCTGGTCTGGCCTGCGCCGACGACCGCGGTGATGATCGGGTAGGCCTCGAAGGACCGCCACGGGAACACCACCTCGTCGGCCTGCGTGCAGGTCGCCTGCACGAGCTGCTGGCACAGCGTCACCGAGCCGCAGCCCACCGCGACCTGGCCGGCGGGGACACCGAGCTTGTCGCCCAGCCGCGCCACGAGGTCGGTGGCGGCGGTGTCGGGGTAGCGGTTCACGGCGGTGGCCGCGTCCGCGATCGCCCGCACCACGCTGGGCAGCGGTCCGGCCGACACCTCGTTGCTGGCCAGCTTGATCGCTCCCGGGATGGTTTTGCCGGGGACGTAACTGGGTAGCGCGGAGAGGTCTGCGCGGGTTCGCACCGTCATCCGAGGACTCCTTCCGGTTCTGAGCTGGACGTTATCCCGCTCAAGACCCGGATGGGGCACAGCTGTCGTTCGGTTGCTCACGTTGACTGCCGTTCACCCCCACGTGGAAGGGTTGCCCCATGACACCTACCCGCACCGAGACGCTCTCGCTCACCGACGGCCGCTCCTTGCGGCTGACCGTCGCCGAGCCGGAGAACGTCGTGCGCGGCGGCCTGGTCGTGCTGCACGAGGCGCGCGGCGTGACCGACACCGTCCGCGGGCTGGTGAGCGGACTCGCCGCGGAGGGGTGGCTGGCCGTCGCGCCGCACCTGTACCGCGGCGCGGAGGACGAACCCGCGGACGTGGCGGAGCAGGTCAGCGAGCTGTCCGGGGAAAGCGTGCTGGCCGACACGGACGTCGCCTTCGTCTGGTTGGGACAGCAGGGCGTGAGCGCCGACCGGCTCGGTGTCATGGGCTTCGACCTGGGCGGATCGGTCGCGATGGTGGTTGCGGGAAGCCGAAGCATCGGCGCGGCGGTCACCGTCGGTGGCGGCGGCATCCTGGCGCCGCTGTCCGACGGGCTGCCGTCGCTGGTCGAGGTGGCCGAGGAACTGGCGTGCCCGTGGCTCGGGCTCTACGGCGACGACGACGCCGAGATCCCGTTCAGCGACGTGGACAAGCTCCGCGACGCCGCGGCGGCGGCACCGGTCGCCACGGACGTGGTCCGGTTCCGCGACACCAGCCACCGGTTCGACACCACGCCCGAGGCGAGCGCCGAGGCGTGGCAGCGGGCGCTGAACTGGTTCGACTCGCATCTGCGGTGATCGGCCACCCACGCGCGGCAGAGAGTCTTTCCAGCGGCTTGGAACCAGACGCCCTTCCCGGTACATCTAAGGGGAGCGTCCGGCACGCCGATGCGGGCGCTGCTGGGTAACGCGCGGCTCGGCTGGGGCGACGACCGCAGTGCAGGGGGTAACCATGAGCGACGGCAACACCGTTCCACTGACACAGCCCGCACCGGTCTCCACACCGCCACCGGTGCCGGTCGTGGACACCTCGACGACGCAGGTGATCACGCCGGACGTGCTGCCACCGCTGGTGCCCGCCGGGCCGCCGGTCGTGGCCCAGCCCGTCACGGCCCCGCCGGACGCCTTCACCGCGGTCCCGGCCCCACCGGTCGCGGGCACCCCGGTGCCGGTCCCACCGGTCGCGGCTCCACCGGGCGTGACCGCACCGGGCGTGACCACCGGCACGCCGGCTCCGGCGACGGACCCGGCCGCGACCCAGGTCGTGACCACCGACCCGGCCGGCGCGAACCCGGCCGCCGCGGTCCCGGCGGGGGCGAGCTTCACCGCCGCCGCGCAGACCGACCTGGCCAAGGCGACCACCGCGCTGGACGCGGTGGACAAGAACCAGGTGAAGCTCGACCTGGACAAGCAGGCCGTGCAGAGCCTGCTCAAGCTGATCACGCAGGCCCGCGGCCTGGTGGACAGCGTCCACACCAAGGCCGTGAACAGCCTCGACGTGGAGCTCCAGTTCGGCAAGAACTGGGTCGGCGAGGCGATCAGCCGCCGGCTGCGCGAGGTCGCGGTCGGCAACGACGCGTCCGCGGTGCGCGTGATCGGCGACTTCATGCAGGTGCTGTTCGAGGTCGAGGAGACCATCCGCGACGCGGCGCGCAACCTCGAAGACGCCGACGACGACGCGGCGAACGCCTTCAACTCGGCTGGGGAGGTCAGGGGCTCGTGAGCGACGACAGGCGCGGCGGCCGCGGTCACGGCAACCACGGCGGTCACGGTGGTGGCAACCACGGTGGTCACGGCGGCGGCAACCACGGCGGCGGCAACGGCGACGACAGGCACGAGCAGCCGCCCAGCCAGCTCGGCGAGAAGGTCGACTG is a window of Saccharothrix espanaensis DSM 44229 DNA encoding:
- a CDS encoding dienelactone hydrolase family protein, with amino-acid sequence MTPTRTETLSLTDGRSLRLTVAEPENVVRGGLVVLHEARGVTDTVRGLVSGLAAEGWLAVAPHLYRGAEDEPADVAEQVSELSGESVLADTDVAFVWLGQQGVSADRLGVMGFDLGGSVAMVVAGSRSIGAAVTVGGGGILAPLSDGLPSLVEVAEELACPWLGLYGDDDAEIPFSDVDKLRDAAAAAPVATDVVRFRDTSHRFDTTPEASAEAWQRALNWFDSHLR
- the hisC gene encoding histidinol-phosphate transaminase, with the translated sequence MTVRTRADLSALPSYVPGKTIPGAIKLASNEVSAGPLPSVVRAIADAATAVNRYPDTAATDLVARLGDKLGVPAGQVAVGCGSVTLCQQLVQATCTQADEVVFPWRSFEAYPIITAVVGAGQTRVPLTAGHGLDLDAMLAAITPKTRLVFVCNPNNPTGTALRRAEIERFIEQVPAETLVVLDEAYKEFVDDPDVPDGVELAKAQWAAGRDNVAVLRTFSKAYGLAGLRVGYAVGSPELAETLRKVYVPFSVNALAQVAALASLDAEDELMVRCRAIVAERGRVRAELLAAGFEVPVTQANFVWLPLGERTAAFNEHCLEHKVVVRAFVGDGARVTIGEPEENDAFLAAARTFTG